The sequence GTGACCTGGCGCAACGGCAGCAAGGGCGGCATGGCCTCCCGGTTCGCCGTGCTCCGGGTGTGTCCGGCGGGCAAGATTGCCAGCCACACTGCCCAGGAACAGGCCGGCGGGCGCGATCGATGGGACGGTGTGCTGCCGCTGCGGACCCTGCTGGTCGAACAGCCCCACGAGGACGGTGAGCCGACCGGTTTCTGGATGAGCAACCTGCCCGACACCACCCCGGTCACCGGTCTGGTGCGATGCGCGAAGATGCGCTGGCGCATCGAGCACGACTACCGCGAACTCAAACACGGCCTGGGCCTGGACCACTTCGAAGGCCGCACCTGGCACCACCACGTCACCCTCGTCACCGCCGCCCAGGCCTTCCTCACCCTCCGGCGCCTGGACCCAAAGGCCCTGGCCGGAACCTGACCCTCTACCAGGTCCTCGACACCCTGCAGAGCCTCCTCCGGTGCTGGACCGGCACCTGCACCACCTGCGGCCAGCGCCTCAAAGCCAACCGAGCCAGAACCCAACGAAGCACTACTAGAGAGTTTCGGTGTCGCACCCGATGGACGTCTGTTCCGCAATGCAGCGGGAAATTACGTCGATCCATCCGCGTACGGCATCACATGGGGACGTGGGCGTGAGGCTGCGCTGACTCTCGATGAACACGCCGTTGAGCTTGCGAAACGTTTCTACGACCTGCGCCACGCAGGAATCTCATTCTGGCTTGCCTCCGGTGTCGACCCGGCAGAGTGTGCGCGCCGCGCCGGACAAAGCATCCAGGTTCTCTTCCGCTTCTACGCCAAGTTTTTGGCCGAGGCGCGCGACCATGCCAACAGCCTGATCGAGGAGTCGATGCGAAGGTGGGAGGGGCAGGACGGCAGTGCAGAGGACGCGTGAGCCGGGCCTTGGCCCGGAAATGCCCAGGAACAGCTGGTCAGAGATGGGATAGCAGTGGGGCATATCGGGAGTTGCTCTGCACTTCACCCCGTGGCCTAGACGCATGCCGGGAAGGGCGCCTGACAGGTGAAGTGCCTGGTCGGGCGCCCTTTTTCGACGTCTAGAAGAAGCCCAGCTTCTTTGGCGAGTACGACACCAGCAGATTCTTCGTCTGCTGGTAGTGCTCCAGCATCATCTTGTGGTTCTCCCGGCCGATACCGGACTGCTTGTAGCCGCCGAACGCCGCATGCGCCGGGTACGCGTGGTAGCAGTTCGTCCACACCCGGCCCGCCTGGATCGAACGCCCGGCGCGATACGCCGTGTTCATGTCCCGCGTCCACACCCCCGCGCCGAGCCCGTACAACGTGTCGTTGGCGATCTTGATGGCGTCGTCGAAGTCCGAGAACGACGTGACCGAGACGACCGGACCGAAGATCTCCTCCTGGAAGATCCGCATCCTGTTGTCGCCCTGGAAGATCGTCGGCTGCACGTAGTACCCGCCCGCCAACTCGCCGTCGTACTCGATCCGATGACCGCCCGTAAGTACCTTGGCGCCTTCCTGCTGGCCGATGTCCAGGTAGGAGAGGATCTTCTCCAACTGGTCGTTGGAGGCTTGAGCGCCGATCATCGTCTCGGTGTCGAGCGGGTGGCCGGGCTTGATCAGTTCGGTGCGGGCGACCGCCGCGTCCAGGAACTCGCTGTAGTGGCCCTGCTGGACGAGCGCCCGGGACGGACAGGTGCACACCTCGCCCTGGTTCAGCGCGAACATCGTGAAGCCTTCGAGCGCCTTGTCCCTGAAGTCGTCGTCCTTCGCCCACACGTCGTCGAAGAAGATGTTCGGCGATTTACCGCCCAGTTCGAGCGTGACCGGCTTGATGTTCTCCGAGGCGTACTGCATGATCAACCGGCCCGTAGTGGTCTCGCCGGTGAACGCGACCTTTGCCACCCGCGCGCTCGACGCCAGGGGCTTGCCCGCCTCGACACCGAAGCCGTTGACGATGTTCACGACGCCCGGCGGCAGCAGGTCCGAGACCAGGCTCATCAAGTAGTGGATGGACGCCGGGGTCTGCTCGGCGGGCTTGATCACGACGGCGTTGCCCGCCGCGAGCGCCGGCGCCAGCTTCCACACCGCCATCAGGATCGGGAAGTTCCACGGGATGATCTGCGCCACGACGCCCAGCGGCTCGTGGAAGTGGTACGCCACCGTGTCGTCGTCGATCTCACCGAGCGACCCCTCCTGCGCACGGATCGCCCCCGCGAAGTACCGGAAGTGATCGATGGCGAGGGGGATGTCGGCGGCGAGAGTCTCCCGGACCGGCTTGCCGTTCTCCCAGCTCTCCGCGACCGCGAGCTTCTCCAGGTTCGCCTCCATCCGGTCGGCGACCTTGAGGAGGATGTCGGCCCGCGCGGTCACCGACGTGCGGCCCCAGGCGGGTGCGGCGGCGTGCGCCGCGTCCAGCGCGCGCTCCACGTCCTCGGCCGTACCTCGTGCGATCTCCGTGAACGGCTGACCGTTCACCGGACTCGGGTTCTCGAAGTACTGCCCTCGGGCGGGTGCCACGTACTCGCCGCCGATGAAGTGGTCGTACCGCGACCGGTAGGAGACGATCGCGCCTTCGGTGCCGGGCGCTGCGTAACGGGTCATGTGCTCTGCCTCCCGAGGAAGGGCCGCCCGCCGTTGGACAGCTCTCGCGGCGAGCGTAGGGGCGGGGAGGTTGCATATACGTTGCGCGGCAGACGGCAGACGGCAGACGGCAGACGGCAGACGGCAGACGGCAGACGGCAGACGGCGGACGGCAGGCACCAGGCGGTGCGGCGGCAGCGCTCGCCAGGGCAGCGGGCGTTGTCGTGTCCGCCGAGCCGTGGCCCTCAGTTTCGTGCCCGCCGGGGGAGCACGGACAGCTCCGCCTCCAGCTCTGCCA is a genomic window of Streptomyces sp. NBC_00414 containing:
- the exaC gene encoding acetaldehyde dehydrogenase ExaC, which gives rise to MTRYAAPGTEGAIVSYRSRYDHFIGGEYVAPARGQYFENPSPVNGQPFTEIARGTAEDVERALDAAHAAAPAWGRTSVTARADILLKVADRMEANLEKLAVAESWENGKPVRETLAADIPLAIDHFRYFAGAIRAQEGSLGEIDDDTVAYHFHEPLGVVAQIIPWNFPILMAVWKLAPALAAGNAVVIKPAEQTPASIHYLMSLVSDLLPPGVVNIVNGFGVEAGKPLASSARVAKVAFTGETTTGRLIMQYASENIKPVTLELGGKSPNIFFDDVWAKDDDFRDKALEGFTMFALNQGEVCTCPSRALVQQGHYSEFLDAAVARTELIKPGHPLDTETMIGAQASNDQLEKILSYLDIGQQEGAKVLTGGHRIEYDGELAGGYYVQPTIFQGDNRMRIFQEEIFGPVVSVTSFSDFDDAIKIANDTLYGLGAGVWTRDMNTAYRAGRSIQAGRVWTNCYHAYPAHAAFGGYKQSGIGRENHKMMLEHYQQTKNLLVSYSPKKLGFF